One Anolis carolinensis isolate JA03-04 chromosome 4, rAnoCar3.1.pri, whole genome shotgun sequence DNA window includes the following coding sequences:
- the b3galt2 gene encoding beta-1,3-galactosyltransferase 2, with protein sequence MLQWRRRHCCFVKMTWNTKRSLFRTHFIGLLSLVFLFAIFLFFNHHDWLPGRAGFKENPVAYTTRGFRSTRSETNHSSLRTIWKDAIPQTLRPQTNSNNTDLSPQGVTGLENTLSANGSIYNARGTGHPTSYHFNYIINEPEKCQEKSPFLILLIAAEPGQVEARQAIRQTWGNESLAPGIQMVRIFLLGLNIKLNGYRQRAILEESRQYHDIIQQEYLDTYYNLTIKTLMGMNWVATYCPNVPYVMKTDSDMFVNTEYLIHKLLKPELPPRHKYFTGYLMRGYAPNRNKDSKWYMPPDLYPSERYPVFCSGTGYVFSGDLAEKIFKVSLSIRRLHLEDVYVGICLAKLRIDPMPPPNEFVFNHWRVSYSSCKYSHLITSHQFQPSELMKYWNHLQQNKHNACANTGKEKAGKYRHRKLH encoded by the coding sequence ATGCTTCAGTGGAGAAGGAGGCATTGCTGCTTTGTCAAGATGACCTGGAATACCAAGCGGTCCCTGTTTCGCACCCACTTCATTGGTTTACTTTCTCTTGTGTTCCTTTTtgctatatttcttttctttaatcACCATGACTGGCTGCCCGGGAGAGCTGGATTCAAAGAAAACCCCGTGGCTTATACTACACGGGGATTTAGATCGACGAGAAGCGAAACAAACCACAGTTCTTTGAGGACCATTTGGAAGGATGCAATCCCTCAAACCCTCAGGCCGCAGACTAATTCCAACAACACAGACTTATCACCTCAAGGAGTTACTGGTTTAGAGAATACACTCAGCGCCAATGGGAGTATTTACAATGCGAGAGGTACCGGACACCCAACTTCGTATCATTTTAACTATATCATCAACGAGCCTGAAAAATGCCAGGAGAAAAGCCCATTTCTAATACTGCTCATAGCTGCAGAACCTGGCCAAGTGGAAGCTCGACAAGCAATTCGACAAACTTGGGGGAATGAGAGCCTGGCGCCTGGGATCCAAATGGTTCGGATTTTTTTACTGGGTTTAAATATTAAGCTAAATGGATACCGTCAGCGAGCCATCCTTGAGGAAAGTAGACAATACCATGATATTATCCAACAAGAATACTTAGATACTTACTACAACTTGACAATCAAAACACTTATGGGGATGAATTGGGTTGCCACCTACTGCCCAAATGTTCCATATGTTATGAAAACGGACAGTGACATGTTTGTCAATACAGAGTATTTAATACACAAGCTTTTGAAGCCAGAATTGCCTCCTCGGCACAAATACTTTACAGGCTATCTAATGCGGGGTTATGCACCTAATCGGAACAAAGACAGCAAGTGGTATATGCCACCTGATCTTTATCCAAGTGAACGCTACCCTGTCTTCTGTTCTGGGACTGGCTATGTATTTTCTGGAGATTTAGCTGAAAAAATCTTTAAGGTCTCACTGAGTATCAGACGTTTGCACTTAGAGGATGTGTATGTGGGCATCTGTCTTGCCAAGTTGCGAATTGACCCAATGCCCCCACCCAATGAGTTTGTCTTCAATCACTGGCGAGTTTCTTATTCCAGCTGTAAATACAGTCACCTAATTACCTCCCATCAGTTCCAACCCAGTGAACTGATGAAATACTGGAACCATTTACAACAGAATAAGCACAACGCCTGTGCAAACACAGGAAAAGAAAAGGCAGGCAAATATCGTCACCGTAAATTGCATTAG